The Ostrea edulis chromosome 1, xbOstEdul1.1, whole genome shotgun sequence genomic sequence taagatgacgccacgtaaacaaagttctacaactcttacaaattatatgaaataatgaaaacgggTGAGTTTGAtaaatccgaaaaaagaaacaaaaataattcacttagtATTCATTAGCAAGCCcctaggagctgcttaatagtatatacatgtacatgaacaacacagcgatagatatgacgagtttctcagcaaagcagttcagttaattgaaacgtccagattctagaccacatgaggggatgtccatgattaatcatccaattatcgtgaccagcaatggaataaagctacaaaacccagactttagcatgtttcacaatgccaatagtactggaaacataaccattaaagtaaactcactgaaggaATAAAATAGTCAAACATCGTTGTatagtataccatgtatttatgtttgggtcaatacacccccccccccccatttttaaaaaaaaatgtttatcaacttgttgtgttttaggtatatgatataaacaatatcacactctaatgttgatctcggacctgggattgcccctcgagtgatctcggggccaatcccaggtccgagatcaacattagagtgtgatattctatatatctCATGATTTGAATTTCGTCGCTTTTAAACtagaaaactacgcaaaatttttcatttcaaacacatttaaagtcCTTTTAGGCATGCAAAGAATTGATATATAAAATTGAGATACGAGTGCAAATGAgtattattaatagataaacATTTGTATATATCTAATGATCGAGTTGAAGGCAacaacaagatatttttaatacacgatatttttaaagatttgtcttATATACAACTAACTTGAAAAATGTTCACTTGAGTCCTTATTTGGCACAGTCAGTTTTCAAAGAATAAAGAAAAAAGTTGATCGTTTTCACTCTTCCTCATCATGATTTAGATTCATACCTATGACGTATTTTCAAGGTAACTTTTACATATGTTGTCACAAAGTACACTACCAACGTTATATTCATTCTTTCATTGGGCCGAGTAGTATGACGGATTGctccatttatctgatcaagagagagaattcgcggcgggtgtgaccggtcaaaagaggatgattactcctcctaggctcctgatcccacctctggtatttcaaGAGGTCCGTGTTTTTTCTGCTCTCATTTGTTTTCATCCTTTATAGAATtgaggagattgatcactaatcattacatttactttttttcatTCTAAGAAGTATACTCATGTGGAAATTTATTTGAACAGGAAATACttaatttccgagttgcccaatagttctttcccttcgTCTCACGCATAGTGATACGCAAAACTTAATATCGTCCATACGCGGTGGGTACATATACTATACCTTTATATATTACCcaaaggccgattatcagataTCACGCAACCACCagaactgcagggacacacaacaTTAGTAAGTTTACAGGTATTTAATTATAagatagctcaaacaaaaatcgataatcaccatttttctttgattaaaatatcactcgtgcagaagagaaaatcaaaaataatttcacatttAATTTAATGGACTAATTCAATTAAAtgttattcttgatatggtcagtttaatgtgtACTAACGgcttatataaacaaaatttatactttaattacttttatccgtatttacatagctagtctatatatatatatatatatatatatatatatatatatatatattgtacccacccaagcgttcaacagaacactgaacgtacctctatcgcagaagagctgatatctcggaagttgcgtattaaCAGGAACATTTTATGCATGTTATGATTCTAGTTCCTTTAAGGGGTCACTAGTATACAACAGCAACACATACCGATTACATGGCTTGAACGTATGGATGGATTTCCGTTTTGACTTGAACGTATGGATGGATTTCCGTTTTGACTTGGACGTATGGATGGATTTCCGTTTTGACTTTCTCCAAAGAACCCACATTTTGGGAATCCAGATGGAGCTGATGGGTAATTGTTTGACGCTTCCAGAAGAACCATTCCCATTCCATTGGTGTTGTGAAGGTCAATGTGGCAGTGAAAGAACCAGGCTCCAGGATTATTTGCTTTAAATCGTATAACGACGTATCCTCCCGTTGGAATTATTATGGTGTCTTTTTCTGGAGGGAAAATTGTTTTTGAACCAGGAATATTGCTGTCCCAAGCTTGATTTCTCCACTTAGCAGAATTACAATAATTTGTAGTGCTAGTTTTCATGCATTCAATGTCATCTGTTTCATCGATAAATTTGGCTGTAGTCTGATCATATTCTCCAAATCCCATTTTGTACACGAAAAAATAATGACCATGAAGATGAACTGGATGGGACCATCCTCGACCACTACCAAGATTTGTCATGACAAACTGATATACCTTCCCAAAgtcaagattaacagaatatgtGCAGGAGCAGATAGAGTCATGGCGACATTTCGAGTCATCGCATTCTGTTCGCAGTTCCTTGCTTGATTCTGTGAGTATAGGTGCCACAGGCGGTACAAATGCACGTCCATTAACCGAACCTGGCGTATTTCCTGGTTCACCAGGGAAAGCAAAGTTAAAAAACAGCGTTTCAGAAACAATATCAACTTCGCTATAACGTGAATTTGATTCATTACTGTTAGCTACATCATAAGGCAGACACTGTCTGTATTCATTGGCGGGATAGTACAGATATGGACAGTTGAATGTCACACATGGTGCTCCACTGGTACAATATTTCTGATTGCTTTCTCGTGATCTAACGTATGGATAGGGGGAGGCTTCGTATTCAATTATTGCCTCTGCAGCATGATATTCATATACATTGCTAGGTAGGACTTCAATACTCTCTGCAACTAGAAGATACGAGTTTACAGTCTTTCCTGTGtacaataaaaaatcaaatcGCTCTCCTGGATGAATGATAAACGATTCTACAGTGATTGCCTGACTTTCCTCTCCAATTCCTTTGACAATCTCAAATCCATCAGATGCTACAATCGTAATCTCCGGATGATCTTGAACATAAACGCGGAAAGGGTAAAGAGTTGCTGCACTTATCACTCGAAATCTGTTGTTTGTTTGTGGCTTTACGCGAAATATTTCAAGAGGGGCCCCATTGTGTTGAAGTACATAAGGACTCCGTGAATAAAATCTTCCTTTACCATTGATAAGACCAGAGTGAAAATGAAATCGACTAAAATTAGCGCCATCAACGGACTGTGTAGTTTCAATTCGAGTCGGTggattgttttgaaaattgtaaatCCCATTAAGCATGCGCTGATACAAAGTTTCAGGTTCATCGTTGTGATTCCAATCCTGCAAGAGAACGGTGAATCCAACTTGTGGTTGAGAAAAGAATTTGTCCCGGGGATAAATGATAAGCCCTCCATACAAACCCATGGTACGCTGGTCTCCTATGTGTGCATGGTAGAAACTGGACCCATGTGGACTCGCAGTGAATCTGTGGGTAAATGTTTGTCCGGGCAAAATTGGACACTGGCTTATAAAGGCTACACCATCAGCATGCGGTGTCCCACGCTGATGCATCCCGTGAAAATGTAACGTTGTCGAATCAGTATGCATCAAGTTTCTAACATGGATTATCATTTGCTGGTTTTCGTAAGCTTCTATGGTTGGTCCAGGAAATTTATCATTAATTGCTATGACAAGGCGGGATCCATATCCATCTGTCGTTATAATGTCACTGATGACGGAATCTGACAAAGGGTTGAGTCTGCTTGTATCGTTATAGTAGTAAAGCTTACCATCAGATGGAACAACTAGTAATTGATCTTTTGTTGTCATTGTCAACCTGTGATCAATGGTGAGAGAGCATTCGCATGTAGCATCAGATTCTCTACATGTATCAAACTTACAGGTGGGACCCTCCTCTGGAGTTTTCCAGTATCCTTGAACCAAGACGATACATACAAGCAGCGTTGCCAAAGAAACACACCGAGTGCTATGCTTTAGATTCATGCTTCGATCTGAAAGAATTGATTCAATTAAATGAGAAAGGAAATGTGATTAGGAAAGTGATTTATTTCTACTAAATTATAGATACATTGCACATTCGGACCCATGTTGCATGTACTGTTTAAACATAAACGCAATCAGACACAATGACAGATTACAAAACATGCAAGCATTTTTCAAGTTAATGAACCATTTCATATTGTCCCATACATGTTTGGGATTTCCATATTTCGTATAaagcacctgaagtatggatactcctccttctgatttttttttgtagCGATGATTTCAAAATGAGTGAATTCCCTGCCTAActcatcccaatttcgatttatataatCGTTTCAAGCTTTTGGTAAATTTCAGAGATTTACCTtttaccggtataataaaatacacaaggtacgaaacaaaaaattgtatataaaCAGGGGTTTCTGGCTTCAGGGCACATTTTGCAAGTAATGGGATGAGATAGACAAGGAATcaacacatttcggagaaatggCCGCAAAATCAAAATCAGAAGAGGGAGGTGTAgtagtatccatacttcaggtgcctgtggtacGAGATAGGACACAGTTCTCTGAATAAAACATAATGGATATAACTCGATGCGTCTTCATTGCTAGGTATCTATCGCACTCGAACCATTTAGCTTACGTGGATATCATTATATCCAATATGCATTATTAATGTCAGTATTTCatttcagtaaaaaaaattttaaaaatccctgAAAATGCAccaaatgaattgaagaaagctggcttaaatttgaaaatgcacttttattatattttttttaatgaaagtgaAATCAAGGCATACACCCTTAGTAAATCCTCCCTCAGATTATGTGCAAGAAGATTTTGACACTACAGTACCTTCTCTTAAGTAGAGGCTattataaaattcatttcaatatgCAAATATGTTGATAATGCGACattaatttccaaattaggcaaaatagagctataacatttcatttcaaaaaatgttttaaattgcaaaaattCTTACAAAGTAAAGCTTTGCTCTATTTACCTGTTTCCAGCTAGATTCCTTTAAACTATGTGTGCATCGTATTTCAAGTGTCTGTATATGTTGTTTAAATAATACCGTGCATGACGTTTATACAGAAGACTGTTGAGATCAAATTTTCACAAATAACAACAGATGCTCTGACGAATGAGCGGCAATATGGAGGGAAAATGTATCACTAGACAAACGAACAATACTTAACCTTGTGTCAGCTAAACTGAAGCGACAAATTAAGATACGAAATGATTAGTGTCTCTTACAAAATGGATGGTGGCCGTTGGAAAATGTAGTCAAGGGTTACTAATGTAAACGAAATAATTCTTCTAATTCACGCTAGTTGGGGTGCAGCTCTTCTAATTGGGTATTCATACAATTCGGCCCAATAACAATTAATTCCCCAGGGACAGTTCGTCAATGTactaacttaatgaaaaataagtaaattattAAACATTGTCACCAAATATTTTATCCAAACACTGTACAATAGACATGTTGTGCTTTAAATGCACATGACATGCCTATAAGTTTAAGTTTTAGCTTAGACTAAAGGTATTCGAAAAACAGTATGCAAATAACAAATGAAAAGAACTAAAACGGAGTTATTCTAATTAAtgttccactcatatggagacatcaccaacaccggtgaagggcttcataTTAAGGCCTTTGCTCGGAGTTTACGGCAATTGAGCAGTGATTTAGCgggccacacctgttgtgacacgggacatccggttttaaggtaatctccgaggacccctggcattcacacctgatgccgagcgtttggcgatggaactatcactacttgttttaacgactaaggTCTGTCGCCGCCGGGATTCGAAACccggccttctgcatgcgggtacgaacgctctaacctctaggccaccgcagCGGTTTTTTAAGATTGAAGAACGTTAATTAATGTGTACATTTcaaacttgtacattccatacAAAGAAATTATTTATCTTGCTTTCAGAGCAAAGCTTAGATATAAtaccaaattaaaaaataaatgatctGAAAgcaaagccccccccccccccctccccacttgtaaattgaagaaattatcattgaaaaaagaataaaataaaatctataaacCCTGATTacttgaaagaaaaacatgAGGTGCTACATTTTCTCTTTCAGTTTGGTCTAGTTTGATCATCAACCATAGTAGATGTCTACGGTAGTTGACTTCCGAAACGTAATTGCGCATGCCTAGTTTGCTTCCAGACCTTCAGTGCGCATGTCTGGTTACTAAAATTTGACTATCCTATAAGCATAGGTTGTTGTTTGGTAGATTAGACATGCGCAGAAACACCTCTTCCGGTTTCGACCATAGGCAGTTCAATCGTACTTTGGTTCAACTCTAGTTACTATAGTCTATGATCGAACTAGACCTTTGATAATGAATAGCACGAGTTAACAGATTCCATACACGGATCCATATACCGATCACGATTCCAATCAATCTTTCGCGTTTTTATGCAATATCGAATCTCTAGTAAAGATGCACTATGTTTTGTGTGGCTCTCACTCCTAATGAACATTGGTCCATAATGCTAAGATGCTCATTTTAAGAGAGTTTAAGTGTTGGACACCCCCAACACTTGCGGCTGCTAAAAGATAACGATCGCCTCTTCGTATTAACACACGCTATGCATGATCGGCTCGCGTCCATATCAATGcaatcccgtggggacccgggttagaatagtttctcagtaccccttgcttgtcgtaagaggtgattaaatgggatggtccttcgaatgagaccgcaaaaaccgaggtcccgtgtcacaagtgtgccacgataaagatccctccctgtacaaaggtcataagcgctaagcataggcctaaattttacagcccttcaccggcaacggtgacgtctccatatgattgaaatattctcgagagggatgttaaacactatttaatcagtcaatcaatcaacgCCCTAGTTTAAATATGTCGGATTCGATCGAAGTCGACTCAatcgttgttgtttttttaaattccttttagtttatttttaatacagaaaataaaattttaaatgcgCTTTGAATGTTTCCATTGCTGACCGTATCGTTTATTTTGCGTTTGAATATGATCATCTAACTTAGCTGTTTATTTTGGtatttattgttcattttaattAGACTTTTTTACCCTTTCCGCTTCCCATACAACTTTACAAATACATCGAAACCGAAACCTGACATTTATAGGAGCACTTATTGTTAGTATTCGACATTCAATAGTAGCTCAATTAAACCATCGTGTCAGTTTCGCGGATGATTATTGGAGCATACTCATAACATCAATGatcaatatatttacatgcaCTCCGTGTATTTCTATTAAAAATCGCTCTCAAACAAAAATTACATAATCCGCTAACGCGGGTTTtgcatttttctgcaatgtGTTGCGACCTTCATATCCCATTTCAGAAaccaaagaaagcattttattaaaTAATCGAATATGAACAGGAATATACAATGGATTGTTGTACACAAGATTCGATCGATGTTCGCCATTCAGCAATATATTGGACCCTATGCATATATCCGAGCCAGGTTCAAGTAACATTTAAACCATCAAAACCATGGCATCAGTAACTACGATATAAGGATAATGGAAAATATGTTTCGTTAGCCTGGATTTTGTATTTACATCATCATGCAGTTGTAATAcatatttaatttcaaaactAGGCTGAAGCTTGCAACCAATAAGGAAATTTATCAATTCCCCGTGAGTACGCCAAATGTTCAAACTCCGCAAATAAATGATTGAgattgtattgcttgtaggagttatgaaattgattattgttcgttatcttcaccttgcatcaatcatttttaaatcaattaagTCACGGGCTGTTGACAATCATTGTTAAAAACTTACATAACAATCTAGCTGACCTG encodes the following:
- the LOC125657356 gene encoding uncharacterized protein LOC125657356, with product MNLKHSTRCVSLATLLVCIVLVQGYWKTPEEGPTCKFDTCRESDATCECSLTIDHRLTMTTKDQLLVVPSDGKLYYYNDTSRLNPLSDSVISDIITTDGYGSRLVIAINDKFPGPTIEAYENQQMIIHVRNLMHTDSTTLHFHGMHQRGTPHADGVAFISQCPILPGQTFTHRFTASPHGSSFYHAHIGDQRTMGLYGGLIIYPRDKFFSQPQVGFTVLLQDWNHNDEPETLYQRMLNGIYNFQNNPPTRIETTQSVDGANFSRFHFHSGLINGKGRFYSRSPYVLQHNGAPLEIFRVKPQTNNRFRVISAATLYPFRVYVQDHPEITIVASDGFEIVKGIGEESQAITVESFIIHPGERFDFLLYTGKTVNSYLLVAESIEVLPSNVYEYHAAEAIIEYEASPYPYVRSRESNQKYCTSGAPCVTFNCPYLYYPANEYRQCLPYDVANSNESNSRYSEVDIVSETLFFNFAFPGEPGNTPGSVNGRAFVPPVAPILTESSKELRTECDDSKCRHDSICSCTYSVNLDFGKVYQFVMTNLGSGRGWSHPVHLHGHYFFVYKMGFGEYDQTTAKFIDETDDIECMKTSTTNYCNSAKWRNQAWDSNIPGSKTIFPPEKDTIIIPTGGYVVIRFKANNPGAWFFHCHIDLHNTNGMGMVLLEASNNYPSAPSGFPKCGFFGESQNGNPSIRPSQNGNPSIRSSQNGNPSIRSSHVIDLVLLSSVTIGRFMGRMYM